The genomic stretch TGCTACATCTGAATAAAAGAAGAAATCGAGACCGGTATGAAAACCAACACTAATGAAACGATGGACTTTAAAATCTCCTGAAACATTTAAGGACAAACCAGGAGCAGTTAACACATTGTATCTTGAACTTCCATATCCTCCATTAAAGCCTGGAGTAAAGGCCATGACACCTCCCACTCCGACCGAATAAATACCTATCCTATCTTGATTCCAGCCTTGTGCCGAAACAGGTTTGTCAGTTATCAGAAATAAAATAATCAGTATAAACGGAGCTGCTATCTTTTTCATGGTTTATGTTTTAGTTGATGCAATAATATACAAATGATGGCAATAATCCGGCATATCATCAACAGAAGTATTCAGGATAAATAAATTCGAGATAGACTCTCCAGAGAGAGACAAATGGACGATTTTCCGAAGAAGTACAGTAAATAAAAAAAGCCCCGCATTGCTGCAGGGCCCTTTCGGTAAAACAGGGTGCTAAAACCGAATGAAACTATCCGCACCTGAAGTTACAGACCTCACTTACATCGCCCATGCCGAGCGAGTTTTCTGCACTCATGCGGAAGTAATACTCCACGCCTGACGTCAGGTCGTAAACGATATACTTCAGGCGAAAAGTACCGGGCTTCACCTCCACCCAGGTGCCGTTCACCGGATCGGTGGTGATGTAAATCCGGTAAAGAACATCGGTACTCACGCGCTTCCAAAACAGCCTGACCTTTCCGATTCCGAAATACTCCGCCTGCAATCCCAACACCCGTCCGGGAACATGCGACGGACCCCTGCCCATTTTTTCCACCAGGCCGGCGCTGCGGATGATCTCACGATTGCCCTTCGCGGTGGTCGTGACATACCACACCATCAGCCGGAACATATCCTTGGCATCATCAAACACGTCGTTGCGATGCGCGATCTTATCATGATCTCCGCTGTCGGCATCCAGTATGGCCGCCTCCAGTTCATCACACATCAGGGTTTGATCTGCCAGCGTGGGGTCCGGTGTGGCAAAATATGGGTTACCGGTCATCAGTATGATGCAACGCCTCCAGCGCTCCAACAATTTCAGCGGACTGGTATTGCTTAAACCAACCTTCGCTGAATAGAGCAAAAGAATAATGATGACATACTGCACTATAAACCCAATGGGGTCCACCCATTTTTGCAGGCCCTTGCTGCGGTTCTTGTTTTTACCGCTTTGACGCTTGCCAGCCTGCTGCTGCGCGCGCCTTTCTTTTCTATTCATAAAAATTAAAATTTAAAATGTGAAAATCAATATGCCATCTGCCCGGAGAAGGCGGATTTGCTTTTTCTGCACTCACCACTTGCCAGGCCGCCGAAGCGAAGGCTGAGGCTGTGCGCGTTTTGCTAAATCTTTTTAGAGAGGAATGAGCAACGAGATGTCTGTGACCCCGTCCCTTCTGGGTGACCTTGCTCAAGGGTAAGCGAGCTAGATATGTTTCATCATCAAATCTGTATTTGATATTTGAATCTATAACGCAGGCTCGTTTTGAATATTGCATCACCCGGCACCGGTAGCTTAAATCTTTAGCGATAGGGAAGTCGGAGACTTCCATTATTAATACTTCCATTGCGCTACGCAACACTTGGAAGAACAGGGAATCAGGAATTGCTTTTCGCTAATAAAAATTTATTCGCAAGTCTATTGGGCAAGTCGGAGAATGCTATTATTAGAACCTCCATTGCGCCGGGCTAACACCTGGAGGAACGGGCAGCAGTCATTTTAATTCTTGTTGTAACCAAATTGTCCTCTCGTAAGCAATACTTCTTTCCAAAACGATTCCCGATTTATAATTGTCGTGTCGTCAATTTTCATTGAACGATATTCTAACAAACCGAAGCGAAAATTTTTTCTTGCGTAGTCAATTCCATTTGCTGAAATAATTTTTGTGAGTTCGTCATTGAATCCGTGTCCTGTCCCAACATAAACACTCCACCTTGCCCAAATTCCAAAATCTCCGTATGCAGAGCCAACATATTTTTTCCCGTTTGACTTGTCGCAGATTACATAAACGCCTTTCACATTTTCTAACGCACCTTTCCAGTCGTTCTTTTGAAACTTG from Bacteroidota bacterium encodes the following:
- a CDS encoding fibronectin type III domain-containing protein → MNRKERRAQQQAGKRQSGKNKNRSKGLQKWVDPIGFIVQYVIIILLLYSAKVGLSNTSPLKLLERWRRCIILMTGNPYFATPDPTLADQTLMCDELEAAILDADSGDHDKIAHRNDVFDDAKDMFRLMVWYVTTTAKGNREIIRSAGLVEKMGRGPSHVPGRVLGLQAEYFGIGKVRLFWKRVSTDVLYRIYITTDPVNGTWVEVKPGTFRLKYIVYDLTSGVEYYFRMSAENSLGMGDVSEVCNFRCG